One genomic segment of Microtus ochrogaster isolate Prairie Vole_2 linkage group LG8, MicOch1.0, whole genome shotgun sequence includes these proteins:
- the Sla2 gene encoding src-like-adapter 2 isoform X2, with product MGSWPSREKSLPTSSSTISSGPVQGSVSTQAERSKVTAVALGSFPAGAQAGLSLRLGEPLTIISEDGDWWTVISEVSGREYHIPSVYVAKVSHGWLYEGLSRERAEELLLLPGNPGGAFLIRESQSRRGCYSLSVRLSRPASWDRIRHYRIQRLDNGWLYISPRLTFPSLQALVDHYSEAWPTTWQRYTSTCDCADGITQLERAG from the exons ATGGGAAGTTGGCCCAGCAGGGAGAAAAGCCTGCCCACAAGCTCCAGCACCATCTCCTCTGGTCCAGTCCAGGGATCTGTGTCCACACAAGCAG AGAGAAGCAAGGTCACAGCGGTGGCCCTGGGCAGTTTTCCAGCAGGTGCACAGGCTGGACTGTCTCTGAGACTTGGGGAGCCGCTGACCATCATCTCTGA GGATGGAGATTGGTGGACAGTCATATCGGAAGTCTCGGGGAGAGAGTACCACATCCCCAGTGTGTACGTGGCTAAAGTCTCCCATGG ATGGCTGTATGAGGGTCTGAGTCGGGAGAGAGCCGAGGAACTGCTCTTGTTGCCTGGGAACCCCGGAGGGGCCTTCCTCATCAGAGAGAGCCAGAGCAGGAGAG gctGCTATTCCCTGTCCGTCAGACTCAGTCGCCCAGCATCTTGGGACCGGATCAGACACTACAGGATACAGCGCCTCGACAACGGCTGGCTGTACATCTCACCACGCCTCACCTTCCCCTCGCTCCAGGCCCTGGTGGATCATTACTCAG AAGCTTGGCCCACTACCTGGCAAAGATATACCTCTACCTGTGACTGTGCGGACGGCATCACTCAACTGGAAAGAGCTGGATAG
- the Sla2 gene encoding src-like-adapter 2 isoform X1 codes for MMGSWPSREKSLPTSSSTISSGPVQGSVSTQAERSKVTAVALGSFPAGAQAGLSLRLGEPLTIISEDGDWWTVISEVSGREYHIPSVYVAKVSHGWLYEGLSRERAEELLLLPGNPGGAFLIRESQSRRGCYSLSVRLSRPASWDRIRHYRIQRLDNGWLYISPRLTFPSLQALVDHYSELADDICCVLKEPCVLQKLGPLPGKDIPLPVTVRTASLNWKELDSSLLLEAPASGEASLLSEGLRESLSSYISLTEDNSLDDV; via the exons ATGATGGGAAGTTGGCCCAGCAGGGAGAAAAGCCTGCCCACAAGCTCCAGCACCATCTCCTCTGGTCCAGTCCAGGGATCTGTGTCCACACAAGCAG AGAGAAGCAAGGTCACAGCGGTGGCCCTGGGCAGTTTTCCAGCAGGTGCACAGGCTGGACTGTCTCTGAGACTTGGGGAGCCGCTGACCATCATCTCTGA GGATGGAGATTGGTGGACAGTCATATCGGAAGTCTCGGGGAGAGAGTACCACATCCCCAGTGTGTACGTGGCTAAAGTCTCCCATGG ATGGCTGTATGAGGGTCTGAGTCGGGAGAGAGCCGAGGAACTGCTCTTGTTGCCTGGGAACCCCGGAGGGGCCTTCCTCATCAGAGAGAGCCAGAGCAGGAGAG gctGCTATTCCCTGTCCGTCAGACTCAGTCGCCCAGCATCTTGGGACCGGATCAGACACTACAGGATACAGCGCCTCGACAACGGCTGGCTGTACATCTCACCACGCCTCACCTTCCCCTCGCTCCAGGCCCTGGTGGATCATTACTCAG AGCTGGCAGATGACATCTGCTGTGTGCTAAAGGAGCCCTGTGTCCTGCAGAAGCTTGGCCCACTACCTGGCAAAGATATACCTCTACCTGTGACTGTGCGGACGGCATCACTCAACTGGAAAGAGCTGGATAG CAGCCTGCTGTTGGAAGCGCCTGCCAGTGGGGAGGCATCTCTTCTCAGTGAAGGGCTCCGAGAATCCCTCAGCTCCTACATCAGCCTCACTGAGGATAACTCCTTGGACGATGTCTAG
- the LOC101989219 gene encoding uncharacterized protein RAB5IF homolog, which yields MSGGRRKEEPPQPQLANGALKVSVWSKVLRSDAAWDDKDEFLDVIYWFRQIIAVVLGVIWGILPLRGFLGIAGFCLINAGVLYLYFSNYLQIDEEEYGGTWELTKEGFMTSFALFMVIWIIFYTAIHYD from the exons ATGAGCGGCGGGCGGCGGAAAGAGGAGCCGCCTCAGCCGCAGCTGGCCAACGGGGCCCTCAAGGTGTCCGTGTGGAGCAAGGTGCTGCGGAGCGACGCGGCCTGGGACGACAAG GATGAGTTTTTAGATGTGATCTACTGGTTCCGACAGATCATTGCTGTGGTCTTGGGTGTAATTTGGGGCATTTTGCCCTTGCGAGGCTTCCTGGGAATAGCAGG ATTCTGCCTGATCAATGCAGGAGTCCTGTATCTCTACTTCAGCAACTACCTACAGATCGACGAGGAAGAATATGGTGGcacatgggagctcaccaaggaagGGTTCATGACATCATTTGCCTTGTTCATG GTCATTTGGATCATCTTTTACACTGCCATCCACTATGACTGA